A genome region from Glutamicibacter arilaitensis Re117 includes the following:
- a CDS encoding LysR family transcriptional regulator — translation MINYTLRQLQYFVAVAELGSISAAAKQCHISQAAMSQSMDELERAVGSQLLVRRGARGVVLTAVGTDFLLDSRALVRHAEEVQDLIVERQTKLSGPMVIGCYSSLAAFWIPVICERFTNVHPDLQVTLVEGDGAELQERMLKGHLDAVLTHTRHLLPQVSWRRVMSGRPYVLVGGNHRLANRKSVALAELADDDFVSLDIPTVRDNQLVNLRMSGLDLKVRWSSQSFEAVRGMVARGLGYTVLVQRPPVNLSYDGLPLSVLEIEGEVGVSDICVAYTASERPSLRLRAFLDFCEETGAEKEREAGRNP, via the coding sequence TCGCCGTAGCGGAACTCGGCTCCATTTCCGCGGCGGCGAAGCAGTGCCATATTTCCCAGGCAGCCATGTCGCAGTCGATGGACGAGCTGGAACGTGCCGTCGGCTCTCAGCTGCTGGTGCGCCGCGGGGCTCGAGGGGTGGTGCTCACCGCTGTCGGCACCGACTTCCTGCTGGATTCGCGGGCGCTGGTGCGCCATGCCGAAGAGGTGCAGGACCTGATTGTCGAACGCCAGACCAAGCTCTCCGGTCCGATGGTGATCGGCTGCTATTCCTCGCTGGCCGCCTTCTGGATCCCGGTGATTTGCGAACGCTTCACCAATGTCCACCCGGACCTGCAGGTGACCTTGGTGGAAGGCGACGGCGCCGAGCTGCAGGAGCGCATGCTCAAGGGCCATCTGGATGCGGTGCTCACCCACACCCGCCACCTGCTGCCGCAGGTTTCCTGGCGCCGGGTGATGTCCGGCCGCCCCTATGTGCTGGTAGGCGGCAATCATCGGCTGGCGAACCGCAAATCCGTGGCGCTGGCCGAGCTGGCCGATGACGACTTCGTCTCCCTGGACATTCCCACGGTGCGCGATAACCAGCTGGTGAACCTGCGCATGTCGGGCCTGGATCTGAAGGTGCGCTGGAGTTCGCAGAGCTTCGAGGCCGTGCGCGGGATGGTGGCCCGCGGGCTGGGCTACACGGTTTTGGTGCAGCGCCCGCCGGTCAACCTGAGCTACGACGGGTTGCCGCTGTCGGTGCTGGAGATCGAGGGCGAGGTAGGGGTCAGCGACATCTGCGTGGCCTACACCGCCTCGGAACGCCCGAGCCTGCGGCTGCGCGCCTTCTTGGACTTCTGCGAGGAAACCGGAGCCGAGAAAGAGCGCGAGGCCGGCCGGAACCCATAG